A single genomic interval of Bos indicus isolate NIAB-ARS_2022 breed Sahiwal x Tharparkar chromosome 5, NIAB-ARS_B.indTharparkar_mat_pri_1.0, whole genome shotgun sequence harbors:
- the CCDC77 gene encoding coiled-coil domain-containing protein 77, protein MNFTPTQSPVCRKPAAVHKHEAASSFSSPTRWKGVSFSDSVQSTPLPSVEDRLAVLCPSQELLEYYQKKMSECEAENEDLLKKLELYREACEGQHKLEWDLQQREEEIAELQKALSDMQVCLFQEREHVLRLYSENDRLRIRELEDKKKIQNLLALVGTDTGEVTYFYKEPPNKVSILQKTVQPVEVREKNESSALRADSKGSRRKSAGREKEVSTGLHQRDVQTLALQVEALQAQLEEQTRLSREQVAGLMEERRICVEEVQVHQQRSRDRITELTRSLHHTQELLYESTKDFLQLRFENQNKEKSWMLEKDHLMSKIKEYRMQCKKKEEKMGKMWLVHESHHNQNEYIKSLKDKLIQERRLSSMYQEQCISLEEELARIREEEGARREIFKDRTSRMGRRLQAMTKRYEALETRRVLEVEGFKTDIKILRQKLKDVEQILYKATLNAQANQDLAILCEVRDSNRLAHKIQGELRNLKSKVFGLENELRLC, encoded by the exons ATGAACTTTACCCCGACGCAGTCCCCTGTCTGCAGAAA GCCTGCAGCTGTCCACAAGCATGAGGCTGCCAGCAGCTTTAGCAGCCCCACCAGGTGGAAGGGTGTGTCCTTCTCCGATTCTGTACAGTCGACTCCCCTGCCTTCGGTGGAGGATCGCTTGGCTGTCCTCTGCCCGTCTCAGGAGCTTCTGGAGTATTATCAGAAGAAGATGTCTGAGTGTGAGGCAGAGAACGAGGActtgctgaagaagctggagctGTACAGGGAAGCGTGCGAGGGGCAG caTAAACTGGAATGGGATTTGcagcagagggaggaagagattGCTGAGCTGCAGAAAGCTCTGAGTGACATGCAGGTCTGCCTCTTCCAGGAGCGAGAGCACGTCCTACGCCTCTACTCAGAAAACGACCGCCTAAGAATCAG GGAGCTAGAAGACAAGAAGAAGATTCAGAATCTCTTGGCTCTTGTGGGAACAGACACTGGAGAAGTGACCTATTTTTATAAGGAGCCTCCCAACAAA GTCAGCATTCTCCAGAAGACTGTCCAGCCTGTAGAAGTACGTGAAAAGAATGAGTCTTCAGCTCTCAGAGCAG ACTCTAAAGGCAGCAGGAGGAAATCagcagggagagaaaaggaggtgAGCACTGGGCTGCATCAGAGAGACGTCCAGACCCTCGCCCTCCAG GTGGAGGCACTGCAGGCGCAGCTGGAGGAGCAGACTCGGCTCTCACGGGAGCAGGTGGCAGGGCTCATGGAGGAGAGGCGGATCTGCGTCGAGGAAGTGCAGGTTCATCAGCAGAGAAGCCGGGACAGAATCACAGAGCTCACCAGAAG TCTCCACCACACCCAGGAGCTGCTCTACGAGAGCACCAAAGACTTTCTGCAACTCAgatttgaaaaccaaaataaGGAGAAGTCCTGGATGCTTGAAAAGGATCACTTGATGTCAAAGATTAAGGAATACAGGATGCAGtgtaagaagaaagaagagaaaatggggaaaatgtggcTAGTTCACGAGAGTCATCACAaccaaaatgaatatattaag TCCCTAAAGGATAAGCTCATACAAGAGAGAAGGCTGTCCAGCATGTACCAAGAGCAGTGCATTTCCCTGGAAGAAGAGCTGGCCCGGATTCGTGAGGAGGAAGGAGCAAGGAGAGAGATCTTTAAG GACCGCACCAGCAGGATGGGGAGACGCCTGCAGGCCATGACTAAGCGCTACGAGGCCTTGGAGACCCGGCGTGTCTTAGAGGTAGAAGGCTTTAAGACAGACATTAAGATTCTCCGGCAAAAACTAAAAGACGTGGAGCAGATACTCTATAAG GCCACACTCAACGCCCAGGCAAACCAGGATCTTGCCATTCTGTGTGAGGTTCGTGATAGCAATCGACTGGCACACAAGATACAGGGAGAACTGAGGAACCTCAAGTCCAAAGTGTTTGGTCTAGAGAATGAACTTAGGCTCTGCTGA